The segment AAGTAGCCACACCTGCAGTGACAAGTGGGAAAATGTAAAAATTCTATTCATTCCTGGAATGCAATGATTGAAACAAGGACGGACGATATCATCagcgaagccagtgatctcgaccccagtgggtagtgcgaccctcagcaccccatcgtacatggcattccagagcgtggggccaagaatcgagccctgtggaacacccgccgtcactttgtacttcttcgccccatccgccgtgtcgtacactagcgtccggttctcgaagtaacttttaagcaacctgcatagatgatccggtaccctcatcctatgcaacGCTAACGCAATTgtaccccagttagcgctgttaaaggcgtttttgacatcgattgtgactatggcacaatacctgtcgcctcgccttttccgtttcataggcttctcggcccggACTTCATGGCGTccacagtggacttccccttacggaagtcAAACTGCGagcttgccagtccgacatcacacTCCACCACAGGCGtaagcctgtttaggattacccgctctagcaatttgcctaacgtgtccaataggcaaattggcctgtacgacgagggatcaccaggcggtttccccctgctttggcagcagtaccaatctttggactttccatttgtctggaaattcgcatacctctaggcaattctgaagcgtctctctaacatatcgggatatgcttggatcaccactttgagtgcctcgttcggaatcccgtcaggaccgggcgctttcttcgtttttaaacccctggcaattacgatgagttcctcattcgtgaccggaatgaggacatcattcgattgaccgtacggggtcggaggccaccaaactgtaTCGTGTTGCGGatagagcccttccacgatgactttcagcttttgggggcaggtttcctgcggcgcggatgtacccttcatctttttcatcaccacctggtatgcaccgccccaggggtttgaatccgcatagcggcatagctcctgaaaacaggatttcttgctacgtcTAACCTCCTTCTTGAGCGCCGACCTGGCTGCTCTAAGTTCGaccccccgagcttcagcatctgcatcgttccgggccctctgcgctagccttctcgctctgtggcacctggagcggagctgggcaatggtatcactccaccagtataccgagcgacgaccgttcattggctgccccgtcctgggcatagtggtatcacatgcacgtactaggacgttggtcagctcacgagcactcaggttcgatcggatgctctctgcactgagtgcttcaacgaacaggtctttgtcgaaggacttcactttccacctcctccctgtcgacttcaacccgcgtggccgtagcgtccgtcgttcaatcgtgtaccgtatagcttgtttgtcgctatgcgtgtactcatctgacaccctccagcccatgttggcaagcaacgttgggctgcagaaagtGATAttgatgatcgattgttgtacccccctacaaaaggtactgacggatcccacgttagccagacttacatcccgCTTGGActgagcttccagcaagctttgtcgtttaggggtagtgcacctactaccccattcgacagcccaagcatctcctccaatgacaacggacTTGCGGctcgtgagttcgtcggtgagcacgtctagcatccggttataccgctccggcgaccacctaggtggagcgaaGCAACTACAGATGCAGATGCCATCGACCACAACAATCACGAACCCTTCTTGGTTGGACgaaaccacctcctggatcgggtataaGCCGCACACggtgggccacctgtggcatgcttatttcccgcttcgGCGGTGCAGAGTAAGCACCTGGGGggattgctacatcccctggcgaagtgaccatcttcgccgcaccgcctgcacagcttagaccgatcgggggccttacacttggctgCCCGATGGCCAAAACCCATACACCTggaacagcgttcgatacgccgttttgACGTAAGTGTACAGACTGACCAGCCCACCTtgattttgccagacgccaacattttgttggcgattgcctctggcacgtttaaggttgcggtttgcatatctccatatgcctttcgcaaccggatgtctgcggtGTCACATCAaacttaagctgatcccgcagagcatccttcaggtcaactgccgtcgtaatctcgtcgaggtttctacactcgacaagaacacgctgcgacagcgcctttaaTTGGCCcacttcgcccagggactgctcaaccagttgcCTGTAATTCgagctctggaccgttgggtcctttttgagctcgaagagcatatccccgGCCTGGGTTCGACGGGTCTTcactacgttggccccaagctcctgcaacttggggtccacccgAACCTTACGCAGTAGGTCAGCATACGACAGattacctgtcagcttcactactatgGCGCCGTCCTTATGGacacgccttggctttggctttgcagccgcagcctcgctcggtttcggcctagGCGGTTTAAGCGATTTACGCCTAACCACTCGCCATTCATCTTTCCCGGTCCCGGCAACACcgtccgggaccgcctccgcacgttcactggtagaggcgcgagccaaggtccgctgcctcttggccaccaacgttggtccatggtcgggcgtagccgccttgcgcttggcaagcggcgtatgcgcctgactaggcatggccacagccttagcggctatgacccgagcttcggcgatttcgcatcgctgcagaagctcctgCCTATGACGCCTATGGCaactatgacggtagagcggaggctcaccgccagctttttaatgtcgagatggacatttgaccttgagttgatgaacgagtacaactcgtccaccaaccttttggcttcctccagcttgctactggctggaggaagcccaacttcCGCCTCAAGAGGGTGCACCACGCCCTCCGTTGATATTTTCCTATCGCTGTCGCCCGCCCTCTTGGCTGAGCTAGCAGCGATGGCCACTGGCGTTttaactggggtgttagactttggtggagtcaacttcctcttcggtatcgcccccgttttcCGGGGGCTTCCCGGTATGGGTTGTGCCCTCGATTTCGGCAGGCTTCCCTTCTTGagtcgcgcccccgataacgaggggctacctgtctttgccgTTGGTGATCTCGCCAACatactacttttggcaaagatatcatctttgccaccAGTAGCACCCGCATTCGTTTCCTCTgtcaaaattataaatttttccaTGCTtatgggtcccaactctaggccgctacccagctacatcgctgttaacgtgctcgtcataatactgcttccacctctcgatcacctcacgttcgttcgtgagaagattaccgtctgagtcccgacacatatcggcctgcggcacatagcctttgcgcgaacggtttaacttctcgtagaacttccgtttatcgttagcacggtacagttcttccatcgcctcgcgatctcgttcttcctgttggcgctttttcctccggaagaccgagttttgcctgttccttGCTTGTTTATATtgctccacattcgccctcgtgtGGTGTTGCatcagcattctcgcacgtgctgcattcttctcctgccctaattgctcgcattttccgtcgaaccaatcgttttttcggttcggattcattatacctagtgccgctagagcagtactaccgatggcggtcgtaatgcctttccaaccatcttcaagagttgctgcgccaagttgctcttccgttggtagcgctgcttccagctgccgcgcgtattcctgggcaactccggtgtctcgtagctgcttgatgttgggtcgcggcgtacgactttgacgcgtgttatacaccgtcgagagttttgagtgcatgcagactgcaactgggaaatggtccgaatctataatcgcactgcggtaggtaggtgcgaacgtttataacatcagagaagaatttaccgtcgataagaatatggtcaatttggttttctattcgttggtctggtgatctccaggtggccttgtggatatctttgcgggggaagaaggtacttcggactaccataccgcTGCATCGTTGGCCGCAGGTCTCTCCATTAGGATGCTTCTaagtgtgcttccgaatgttccgacGTGCAAAATATGTACTGAGATAGCCCCTCTGGCTGCAGCTAAGTTGCCTCAGGCCATTatcgtttgtggtaggatggaggcttCTACGAATAACGGGGCGAAAGAACACTTCGCATCCGActtgtgcatttgtatccccgatggtTACAAATACAGAGTTTCCAATAATCATTGTCGTTTTTCGTTCGCCCGTGTCCATACTTCATACCGATTATTCCGTTATAACTCATTTCCTAAATTGTTCGTAGCATGATGAGTTTTTTAAGTAGCCCGTTTTACTAGGGTTGCGTTACCTAATCTCGCGGACAGGTCTGCCTTCTTGGGTATAGCTGgtgagacacagcgtttcataagtcatcCGAACGCCCAGCAAATTAATTTAGCGCCTAAAAATGGCAATGCCGCAAGCAAAAGACTTGTGGTGAGCCAGTAACCGATAATCGGAAGTCTGCTTCTGGTATTGACCATGACCATCATGAATATTAACGAGACTAAAGGTGTTTTGTTCACTCTTTTCCACCGGTAGGCCTTCGGGCAGCGTATCATTATCCAAAAACTACTCCGCAGTATAGGATGACTGGAATCAACTTTATTACATAGATCTGTTATTAAATTGAATCGGACTCCGAATGAAGTTTCTGTAGCTGGTTACAATCTAGAATGATTACGAAGACTTTATTTCATACGTAGTAGCAATGATTTCACTTGACGTTCCACAGTCAATTCTTCACAATTGATGCTTGCTTTAGCGAACAGAAACAAAAGTCAACGACACTGAatatataatttaaaaaaaatgaagatACAATCGTTTACAACCTTACCATTAGTATCATCCTAAGATGCATCTAATCCCATCTACTCTTCTTTTTCCGTGGTCGATCCTCGCCGCtcggttgttgttgctgctgttgctgattgCGATCGTCGCCAGGACGGTTTTGCGAAACTTCTCCGCCGTTACCACTGGCGGCACTGGACGCTGGCACAAAGCCTGCCATTGGCGGTTTTGCGAAAACACCTCCTTCGGGGATGGTGTTTTCCCAGGTTCTATCGGAGGAAGCCTTAAATTGTGCGTTGTACTGGGCGCGGAAGGTGTCACGCATTGCCGAAAGCCGATCCATCGGTTTAGCGGTACCACTAGCGCCGGACGAAGAACAAGGACCATCCGAGCCGGAGCGTAGCGGTCCGGTGGGTGCTGGTCGCACGCGGAAACCAAGGCCGGCCCCTCCGACGTTCAAATTTTTAGCTTTATTATTTTGCTTGAACCGGGAGTTTCGGAACCATGAACTTTCCATTGCCAGGCTCAGTAGATCGTCCGGAACGGGTTGATTTGCTCCCTCTAGATTTCTCACTAAATGGCCAGCAAATTCTTTATCCTTGTCCAAAACCAGTGTGTAAGCCGTTCCCTTCTCGCCAGCTCGACCAGTTCGACCAATGCGATGTGTGTGAGTGTCAATATCTCGTGCAATGTCGTAGTTGATGACGGTTCTGATGTGCGGGATGTCAAGACCACGAGCGGCCACGTCGGTTGCGACCATTATTTCCACCTCGCGACGTTTAAATTTGGTGATTACCGTGTTGCGGTCGGTCTGATCCATGTCACCATGCAGTAGAACCGGATCATATTCTTTCAAACGAATGTTGTTGGCAACCTGAAAATAATTGACGAATTTGGTAAATGGAATTTACCATTATGCTTCGGAAATCACCTGCTCAGCATCAGCTTTCTTCGTGACGAAAATCAGCACGCTTCCTTCGGAAAGGATTTGAACCATGTTTGCCATCAGCCAATTCCATTTATGTGCCGGATTGCTGAACAAAATTACGTGTTGCGTAATGTCCTCGTTAGCTTCTCCCAGATCACCGTGAATAATCCTTACGGGATCGGTGAGCACGTCACGAGCTAGGCGTTCGATCCGTTTCTTAAAAGTTGCACTGAACAGCAGTGTCTGCCGATCGGGACGGACATGATTGCAGATTGAGCGAACCTGCGGCTCGAAGCCCATGTTAAACATTTTATCAGCCTCATCCAGCACCAAATAGGTGACACGCCTTAAATTAGTAGCTTTCATCTTAACCATATCGATCATACGACCTGGAGTGGCTACCACGATTTCAGCGCCCAGCTCCAAGGCCTTGCTTTGCTCCCACTTAGATCCTCCTCCGTAGCAGCAGCAAACACTAATATTGTAGACCTTGCCAAACTTCTTCGCTTCCTGGTAGATTTGCAGTGACAATTCACGGGTCGGGGCCAAAATCAGCCCGATGGGTCCATCACCGGCACCAAGCTCCTTCTGATCCATTATGTGCACCAACATGGGCCACAGAAAAGCTGCCGTTTTACCGCTTCCCGTTTTGGCAATACCGATTATGTCACGACCACTGAGTGCAGCCGGCACCCCCTGGGCCTGGATTGGCGTTGGTTGCGTGTATTCTGATTTTCGAATGGCTTTCATCAACGATTCATCGAAGCCAAAGTGAGCAAAGCTAGTTACCGGGGCCGGCGGCATCAAACCAGAAACCCGAACGCCCAACTTATTACGCAGTTCCTGTGTTTTGGCATGGCTGAGCCCTACAATGTCCTCGTGAGGAGTATAGAAATTTTTCTCGAACTTATCATAATCAATTTCCGAATGGTAGATCATTGGAAGTGGATCGATGTCCCGTTTCCTGGTGTGCACTGGATTACCTTCAGCGTCATATTCTTGTTCTGCATCGGATCCATCTGCATCTAACAAACCAGCATTTGGATTTTCTTCCATGtagctgcaaaaaaaaaacgcaaaggAATGATAGTTTAAGGCCTACGCTTTTAAGGTCACAAAACTTTACCGATAGTAGCTTTCTTCATCGTCCTCGTCGTCAATGTCGCCTCGAACACCCTTCTTCGGATCGACGTTCGGTTCCGGTACCTTCTTCTTCTCCCGTTCAACCTGCGCTTCGATTCCCGCCATAAAAGCATCCAGTGGGTCATCATCGTCCTCGTCATCATCATTGTCCGAATCCTTCTTCTGTTGTTCCCGGAGTTTCATTTCGACACCGAGCGTATTGTGGGATGATAGAAAAAGAGCGTGCAGGTGATGTGTTTTCCCAAACAGTAGTTAGGCAGTTTCTTTCGTCTTGGGAAACATAAAGCTTTAGCCAGAAACAATCACTTACTTGTGTTCCTGCTGCCGAAGGGGACCCGGGTGCAGGGATGTACTCCAGCTGGGCAGAAGGTTCTTCCTCCTCTTCGAAGTAACTTCTGGAACGAAAGGGATCCGGCAGGAACAAAATTACTAACTATCGCCAAAAGGATGCACTGTTCACATCGTTCACTTACTCATCTTCGGTTCGCCCTCGTCTTTTTCCTAAACTGTAGGTAGACGAGGAGTTGGAATACGCTGCAATTGCATCCATGGTATGATAACCGTGTTTGGACACAGAACCGGCATTTTGTTGGTTATATGACTTCGGTGGTGGAAATCCAGATCCGCGGCCACACAGTGAGCTGGGAGGGGGAACagcattgagagaaaaattctTTTGTGCCTgtggttgttgttgctgttgctgctgctggcgcCCACCGAGTGATCCAGCAAGCTGCCCGGCTCGACGCATAGAAAAGctgaaatttccacgattaccACTCATAATTGTGCGGCAAATACACTACCGTAGGCGAGGccaagaaaaatgtatgtttTCAAACGAATTTCACCGGAATTTCTGTCGATAAttgaaataaatcaataaacgCAACTACACAACTCAAAAGTATGctgaaattttctatttttgacATTCACAAGAATCGAGCAGTTTTTGTTACACTCCTAAAACAAAACATCGAATGCCTTTGAAAATATACCCATAATCTTTCACGTTGTTCGATAGGTTTCGAAAAAAGTCATGTTGAAACTTGAAACGTGTTAAAATTACTTTCGTTTTCGCGCGTCGTTTCGTTTAGTTGTTGTTGAATCATAAAAGTGAATGGAATTTTAATAACAAAACAAATTGTGTCCTCGACCTAGAAACTTTCGACCTTAACTTCATCGGAATGGATAAACCAGCATGTAAGTACGGTGCTTCATGCTACCAAAAGAACCCAGCTCACAAGGAAAAGTACAGTCACCCGACTGAACCCACTGATGATGCTTCCACCAAGGCGGACGAATCGCTGGAACACGAATCACCGCAAAAAGCAGCCGAAACACCGGCATCGTCTTCTTCTAAACGCCAGTCCGAGGACCAATCATCTGCTACCGGCGCGGAAGACCTGTTGAACGAAATCAAGAAATGCAAACGTCCGCCAACCCCGGAAAAAGACCACAACAACAAGGAGGAAACCGACCAGAGTCACGAGTACTACGGTATGACCCGGCAACGGTACACCCTGCCGGAGGTGCCGATGGATGTTGGACTGATGAGTGACATATACGATCCGCAAATTGAGTTCTCGAAGAAGGCTGAGTACAAGGAACTTTGCTCCGATCCGAAGCAATTCATCAAGCATAAGTTTTTGGTCGATATGCCGGCTTGTTTCGATTCACTGTGGAAGTTTTGCGAATCGAAAAACTCGGATAAGCCGGTTGAAGTTTTCGACAAGCTGGGGTTGCGATTAGTGGGGCCATTTGACGTTCTGGCTAAAAAATTTATCGACGCGAAAATGCATGAACCTGGAGATTATCTTCGTCATTGGAGATTCTACTACGATCCACCGGAATTTCAGACAATTCTAGTGAAAAAAGGAACGGGTCTGCATTATGGCTACTGGAGGGATAGTCCAAGCGAGACCACCGGTCTGGTAGCAGTTAATGACGTTAACAAGGGCTGTGAAATCAAGCTGATAGGAGAAAACTCTTTTGATGCTGTAATGTAAGAATAATTTACAGAGAAAACATAAAATCAAAAAGGAtaatcatatttatttttttagtcACTTTTTGGAAAATGAAGTAACAACAACGCCCTTTAACAAGGCACAGATTGCATCGTTGAAGAAGTCACTCGAAGAGTGGGCGAAAGATCACAACATTCAGCTGAAAGGACAAGAACAGCTGCGTGCTCGCAATAAAGCAGTTGTTTGTAAAACTTTCCACAAAGCTGGTATTGTTGTTCCGTTCGATCGAAAGAAAGAACTGGGCTACCGGCAGCTGTTGGAAAGCGATGCCAATTTGAAAAAGATATTGTCGAAATTCGATAGTATTGATAAGGCAACCGATAAAGTCGCTTTTGATAAGGCTATGGAGGATTTGCAGCCCGTCGTAACGGGGGCCTTCATTGCCGTGGATGAGTGCGACTTTGGGACAGCTTTGGAATTGGCTGTAGATTTATTCTGCAGCGGTGCATCAAGTTTGCACGATGTTATGAGGCCCCTCTTTGTGACGGCTTATTCGATGCTGAAAAGACCGCAATTTATTGCGATCATGAAGGTAAGTTGTGTTATGAATGCACGGGTAATTCTAGATAAATCAATTTGGTTTCACGTTGCAGTCTCATCTAGACAACCGCCGTAAAGGGACTGATTTGGATTTGTTGCATAAGTAGCCTTCCTTCGTCAGTATTTTTATACTAAATAAATTCTTACATAATGcctaataaagttttttttaaataatttaaaaggaCAAAACTATAGTCAACGGAGATAAACGCCTCGATCGGCCCCGTTTTGATCAGAAACCATATTCCGAATCCCAATCGACGTGTGTTGTAGCATACGTTGATTCTGATCGAAGCgaaatttctgatcggatcggTATATAGAATAGAGGTGACAAACTGCAAGGTAGTTATATCCTTATACAGCATCAGTTCATAAATTTAGCTTTAGAAAAACTAACGGACGGAAATTGGAGTTTATGGCAAATTTTCAATGGAAATGGTCAAAATCAAGATTTTTGCTTCTAAGTACTGACTTTATCATAAACAGCAGTTCTCCGAATAAGAAAAACGCCCACGTCGATTTCTTAGTTCAATCAATAAAGTTGACTTTTGGTCCATTGGCAGTCTCTGGTATAACTTATTGTAGGATTGAGATAATATAATAAAGGTTAGTGAATACGACCCTGCTTGTCGGCCGTACTTGTGTTAGTGAACAAACGAAGCTAAAGCGATGTGCGCTCACAAAAGCTAGGGGGATTCGTGACAGCCGTCGACGCGAGCGGCAGCTAATTGACTAGGGGTATTCGGTCTACCTTTACGAACGGAAAGAACCGATGGCACGACTCTCCACCTATTATAGTTGACTATAGTCAACTATAATAATAGTGGACTAAAATCAACTTTAgtggttaatggacagctgagatatcgcagtGAGTGTacactacagacggtagataatctacagacgcgcaaagagaaaaattaccaattcggcaacacttttttatgtttattttatttaaacagttttggcaaccagtcagaattggatcaatctccctataatcagcagtaagttgcgtgaatcgcgaggtatgttccatggaacttcgcgaattgcgacgcatattttgcaaattgaacaagccaattgaatttttccaagcattatatgatatatcgagtgtaactaatccatatgttgttagtagatcaatagttcaagttttaatatttcaggtagattacaaaacttagtcttccctgcctataggaaacacaagtttgtttactttgctcatttggtgtctcgatttgacggttcgattggtgttttatgccacgctctttgcgcgtctgtagattatcgacCGTCTGTAGTGTACACCGCCTTATTCGGAGTTTCCGTTATTACCAATCCGTTGCATAACATGTTAATGTAATGTGAATTTTAGCAAGAATGGAATATGGTAATTCGGCTTAGGTATCGTTGCTGGGAAGACATCCATACAAGCTACATATTTGATTCCGCTATATCATTAGCCTGGCTATGTGGAGGCTAGATTACAGTACGGGACAATTATGGGGCAGCGCGACTACgataactggcttgttagaccagcattgtacgtcgaagctaactggatgcGTACGTCGAAGCTATATTCACGTCAACGACTTCTTCTTAGTCCTAAAATAAATCTAGGACTCACGATGAACACCAATTCCAAACCCTAGCCCTAGTTCAAAGGTTCCCCGATATATGCGATCCACAGGACCTGGGAGAAGAAGTGGGTTTGAATCCTGTTAtaattgtcgaccaacatttggaAAGGGCGAATAAGCCAaacgtcaaacagaccgagtgagttattttttgctcacctaaattttttgggtgagagcacaatttgcgcTTCTCAGagttacctaggtgactccgCTCACTTAAGTGACTGTACAAACcaaatctcgggtaatttttcaaatagacctgtGCAAGtgatccaaacagcgaaatacgtgatcgtgtgatattgcgccgaaacgtgaagttgttcgcatgtagtgtcttaaGGAACATATCTTAGTATATAACCAGCCCCTTCTTGCGAgaaaaatctttgggtgattaattcccttaaaagtttTATGatcgattgcgcacttattgattagacaattttccttgcaattgacaataagatacgaaatttattttctcgtatattcgagatacaggtttggtcaAGGggtaagacacttcataatattgtCATATATTATAataatatattaggccctattaaagccctataaatgtataactttatagggttttaagttatattatgggtgggaaaggtcaatatattaaggttgaaaaaatatttccgtag is part of the Sabethes cyaneus chromosome 2, idSabCyanKW18_F2, whole genome shotgun sequence genome and harbors:
- the LOC128734654 gene encoding ATP-dependent RNA helicase DDX42, translating into MSGNRGNFSFSMRRAGQLAGSLGGRQQQQQQQQPQAQKNFSLNAVPPPSSLCGRGSGFPPPKSYNQQNAGSVSKHGYHTMDAIAAYSNSSSTYSLGKRRGRTEDESYFEEEEEPSAQLEYIPAPGSPSAAGTQKKDSDNDDDEDDDDPLDAFMAGIEAQVEREKKKVPEPNVDPKKGVRGDIDDEDDEESYYRYMEENPNAGLLDADGSDAEQEYDAEGNPVHTRKRDIDPLPMIYHSEIDYDKFEKNFYTPHEDIVGLSHAKTQELRNKLGVRVSGLMPPAPVTSFAHFGFDESLMKAIRKSEYTQPTPIQAQGVPAALSGRDIIGIAKTGSGKTAAFLWPMLVHIMDQKELGAGDGPIGLILAPTRELSLQIYQEAKKFGKVYNISVCCCYGGGSKWEQSKALELGAEIVVATPGRMIDMVKMKATNLRRVTYLVLDEADKMFNMGFEPQVRSICNHVRPDRQTLLFSATFKKRIERLARDVLTDPVRIIHGDLGEANEDITQHVILFSNPAHKWNWLMANMVQILSEGSVLIFVTKKADAEQVANNIRLKEYDPVLLHGDMDQTDRNTVITKFKRREVEIMVATDVAARGLDIPHIRTVINYDIARDIDTHTHRIGRTGRAGEKGTAYTLVLDKDKEFAGHLVRNLEGANQPVPDDLLSLAMESSWFRNSRFKQNNKAKNLNVGGAGLGFRVRPAPTGPLRSGSDGPCSSSGASGTAKPMDRLSAMRDTFRAQYNAQFKASSDRTWENTIPEGGVFAKPPMAGFVPASSAASGNGGEVSQNRPGDDRNQQQQQQQPSGEDRPRKKKSRWD
- the LOC128737333 gene encoding histone PARylation factor 1-like: MDKPACKYGASCYQKNPAHKEKYSHPTEPTDDASTKADESLEHESPQKAAETPASSSSKRQSEDQSSATGAEDLLNEIKKCKRPPTPEKDHNNKEETDQSHEYYGMTRQRYTLPEVPMDVGLMSDIYDPQIEFSKKAEYKELCSDPKQFIKHKFLVDMPACFDSLWKFCESKNSDKPVEVFDKLGLRLVGPFDVLAKKFIDAKMHEPGDYLRHWRFYYDPPEFQTILVKKGTGLHYGYWRDSPSETTGLVAVNDVNKGCEIKLIGENSFDAVIHFLENEVTTTPFNKAQIASLKKSLEEWAKDHNIQLKGQEQLRARNKAVVCKTFHKAGIVVPFDRKKELGYRQLLESDANLKKILSKFDSIDKATDKVAFDKAMEDLQPVVTGAFIAVDECDFGTALELAVDLFCSGASSLHDVMRPLFVTAYSMLKRPQFIAIMKSHLDNRRKGTDLDLLHK